The following coding sequences lie in one Sesamum indicum cultivar Zhongzhi No. 13 linkage group LG9, S_indicum_v1.0, whole genome shotgun sequence genomic window:
- the LOC105170736 gene encoding P-loop NTPase domain-containing protein LPA1 homolog 2 isoform X1, whose translation MAASEGVAKLLYIIVVDDDSALAVAPEKKGSASFRYTRSLLQSTLQLMGCKARHAFKISQRVFEIMRSESFMVKMASDSVNVPPKDAKIYPQRETECCTHASLDEAGIDNLSRGADKTKTRTFELYKRLTTVIVGRTPFLDVVCDALSEYKYVGPNQRADLVLACRIRERKESVTVLLCGTSGCGKSTLSALLGSRLGITTVISTDSIRHMMRSFVGEEQNPLLWASTYHAGEHLDPVAVAAAKAKKKANKSAGVSAASLAKDEVVSNSTYGKSDGSSTTSDLPSLKQMAIEGFKAQSEMVIDSLDRLITAWEERKESVVVEGVHLSLNFVMGLMKKHPSIIPFMIYISSEGKHLERFAVRAKYMTLDPARNKYVKYIRNIRTIQEYLCYRADKHLVPKINNTNVDKSVAVIHATVFSCLRRREAGEHLYDPITNTVSVVDEEYRNQCAANSLSSKGMFQLIQRQGSSRQLMALLNDDGSVAKAWPVDIIDYNGKPIVAHPTGHGLGTPMYGPLQIGKAEPVNLQFGHFGISAWPGDAGGTSHASSIDDSKCSTESGSRSCSSSPRISGDGPSKELKEEHSVHGSDEEEVDDSVESDSDEYFTDASKHLDEEFFQLEGSVDEELTKSDDEYDDLAVEDIQDSDYKSGDDEELNIEMEYKEALSVPREQLDREGLHGGNYQKNLDLFQRMKNDPLSGSGSGSVSLMRSITTPPREKNDKRSRYYRSRKRSQSIPAFRDHAALINAAIIQEAPLG comes from the exons ATGGCGGCGTCGGAGGGGGTGGCAAAGCTGCTGTACATAATAGTGGTGGACGATGACTCTGCACTGGCGGTAGCACCGGAGAAGAAGGGTTCGGCATCGTTTCGATACACGCGTTCCCTTCTCCAGAGTACTCTGCAACTCATGGGTTGCAAGGCTCGACATGCGTTTAAG ATTAGTCAAAGGGTATTCGAAATAATGAGAAGTGAAAGCTTTATGGTGAAGATGGCTTCAGATTCTGTAAATGTGCCACCAAAGGATGCTAAAATATACCCCCAAAGGGAGACTGAATGCTGTACTCATGCCAGCTTGGACGAAGctggtattgataatttatctCGCGGGGCTGATAAGACAAAAACCAGAACATTTGAATTGTACAAGAGACTCACAACTGTGATTGTTGGAAGGACACCTTTTCTAGATGTTGTTTGTGATGCTCTCTCAGAGTACAAGTATGTGGGGCCAAATCAGAGGGCTGATCTAGTCTTAGCTTGCAG AATTCGGGAAAGAAAGGAATCTGTGACTGTGCTACTCTGTGGCACAAGTGGCTGTGGAAAATCTACCTTGTCTGCCTTGCTG GGTAGTAGGTTGGGTATTACAACTGTTATATCTACCGACTCAATTCGCCATATGATGAGGAGCTTTGTCGGTGAGGAACAAAATCCTTTACTCTGGGCTTCAACTTATCATGCCGGCGAACATTTAGATCCAGTTGCAGTTGCAGCAGCAAAGGCCAAAAAGAAGGCTAACAAATCAGCTGGCGTCTCTGCTGCGTCACTAGCTAAGGACGAAGTGGTTAGTAATTCAACATATGGAAAATCTGATGGCAGTTCAACCACCAGTGATCTGCCTAGCCTAAAGCAGATGGCAATAGAAGGATTCAAAGCACAGAGTGAGATGGTAATTGACAGCCTTGACCGGTTGATAACTGCatgggaagaaagaaaagaatcagTTGTGGTGGAGGGGGTCCACTTGAGTCTCAATTTTGTG ATGGGGCTCATGAAAAAACATCCTTCAATTATACCATTCATGATTTACATTTCAAGTGAGGGGAAGCACTTGGAAAGATTTGCTGTTCGTGCCAAGTACATGACGCTAGACCCTGCTAGAAACAAGTATGTTAAATATATACGGAATATAAGGACAATACAGGAATATCTCTGCTATCGAGCAGATAAGCATCTGGTgccaaaaataaacaatacgAATGTTGATAAGAGTGTAGCAGTAATTCATGCAACGGTTTTCAGCTGCCTGAGAAGGCGTGAGGCTGGAGAGCATCTTTATGATCCAATCACAAACACCGTTTCTGTTGTTGATGAGGAGTATAGGAATCAGTGTGCTGCCAATTCGTTGAGCTCCAAGGGAATGTTTCAGTTGATCCAGAGGCAAGGTTCCTCACGACAGTTGATGGCACTTTTGAATGATGATGGTTCTGTTGCAAAAGCATGGCCAGTTGACATTATAGATTATAATGGCAAGCCTATTGTGGCCCATCCTACAGGGCATGGACTCGGGACACCTATGTATGGACCATTGCAGATAGGTAAAGCAGAACCTGTTAACTTGCAGTTTGGTCACTTTGGGATTAGTGCTTGGCCCGGCGATGCTGGGGGAACAAGTCATGCGAGCAGTATCGATGATTCGAAGTGTTCAACTGAAAGTGGTAGCAGATCGTGCTCCAGCTCTCCAAGAATCTCTGGTGATGGGCCTTCGAAAGAG CTAAAGGAAGAACATTCTGTGCATGGTAGTGATGAAGAGGAGGTTGATGATTCTGTGGAGTCAGACAGTGATGAGTATTTTACTGATGCGTCGAAGCACCTAGATGAAGAG TTTTTTCAGTTGGAAGGCTCTGTGGATGAGGAATTGACAAAATCAGATGATGAGTATGACGATCTTGCTGTGGAGGATATCCAAGACAGTGATTATAAGTCTGGCGATGATGAAGAGTTGAACATTGAAATGGAGTACAAGGAAGCGTTATCTGTTCCAAGAGAGCAACTGGATAGAGAAGGCCTCCATGGAGggaattaccaaaaaaatctTGACCTCTTCCAGAGAATGAAAAATGACCCTCTATCTGGGTCAGGGTCGGGGTCAGTGTCACTGATGCGTTCTATCACCACTCCCCCTAGAGAGAAAAACGATAAAAGATCTCGGTATTACAGATCAAGAAAACGTTCACAGAGCATACCAGCCTTCAGGGACCACGCAGCACTCATAAATGCTGCAATCATCCAAGAAGCACCATTGGGGTAG
- the LOC105170736 gene encoding P-loop NTPase domain-containing protein LPA1 homolog 2 isoform X2: MAASEGVAKLLYIIVVDDDSALAVAPEKKGSASFRYTRSLLQSTLQLMGCKARHAFKISQRVFEIMRSESFMVKMASDSVNVPPKDAKIYPQRETECCTHASLDEAGIDNLSRGADKTKTRTFELYKRLTTVIVGRTPFLDVVCDALSEYKYVGPNQRADLVLACRIRERKESVTVLLCGTSGCGKSTLSALLGSRLGITTVISTDSIRHMMRSFVGEEQNPLLWASTYHAGEHLDPVAVAAAKAKKKANKSAGVSAASLAKDEVVSNSTYGKSDGSSTTSDLPSLKQMAIEGFKAQSEMVIDSLDRLITAWEERKESVVVEGVHLSLNFVMGLMKKHPSIIPFMIYISSEGKHLERFAVRAKYMTLDPARNKYVKYIRNIRTIQEYLCYRADKHLVPKINNTNVDKSVAVIHATVFSCLRRREAGEHLYDPITNTVSVVDEEYRNQCAANSLSSKGMFQLIQRQGSSRQLMALLNDDGSVAKAWPVDIIDYNGKPIVAHPTGHGLGTPMYGPLQIGKAEPVNLQFGHFGISAWPGDAGGTSHASSIDDSKCSTESGSRSCSSSPRISGDGPSKELKEEHSVHGSDEEEVDDSVESDSDEYFTDASKHLDEELEGSVDEELTKSDDEYDDLAVEDIQDSDYKSGDDEELNIEMEYKEALSVPREQLDREGLHGGNYQKNLDLFQRMKNDPLSGSGSGSVSLMRSITTPPREKNDKRSRYYRSRKRSQSIPAFRDHAALINAAIIQEAPLG; this comes from the exons ATGGCGGCGTCGGAGGGGGTGGCAAAGCTGCTGTACATAATAGTGGTGGACGATGACTCTGCACTGGCGGTAGCACCGGAGAAGAAGGGTTCGGCATCGTTTCGATACACGCGTTCCCTTCTCCAGAGTACTCTGCAACTCATGGGTTGCAAGGCTCGACATGCGTTTAAG ATTAGTCAAAGGGTATTCGAAATAATGAGAAGTGAAAGCTTTATGGTGAAGATGGCTTCAGATTCTGTAAATGTGCCACCAAAGGATGCTAAAATATACCCCCAAAGGGAGACTGAATGCTGTACTCATGCCAGCTTGGACGAAGctggtattgataatttatctCGCGGGGCTGATAAGACAAAAACCAGAACATTTGAATTGTACAAGAGACTCACAACTGTGATTGTTGGAAGGACACCTTTTCTAGATGTTGTTTGTGATGCTCTCTCAGAGTACAAGTATGTGGGGCCAAATCAGAGGGCTGATCTAGTCTTAGCTTGCAG AATTCGGGAAAGAAAGGAATCTGTGACTGTGCTACTCTGTGGCACAAGTGGCTGTGGAAAATCTACCTTGTCTGCCTTGCTG GGTAGTAGGTTGGGTATTACAACTGTTATATCTACCGACTCAATTCGCCATATGATGAGGAGCTTTGTCGGTGAGGAACAAAATCCTTTACTCTGGGCTTCAACTTATCATGCCGGCGAACATTTAGATCCAGTTGCAGTTGCAGCAGCAAAGGCCAAAAAGAAGGCTAACAAATCAGCTGGCGTCTCTGCTGCGTCACTAGCTAAGGACGAAGTGGTTAGTAATTCAACATATGGAAAATCTGATGGCAGTTCAACCACCAGTGATCTGCCTAGCCTAAAGCAGATGGCAATAGAAGGATTCAAAGCACAGAGTGAGATGGTAATTGACAGCCTTGACCGGTTGATAACTGCatgggaagaaagaaaagaatcagTTGTGGTGGAGGGGGTCCACTTGAGTCTCAATTTTGTG ATGGGGCTCATGAAAAAACATCCTTCAATTATACCATTCATGATTTACATTTCAAGTGAGGGGAAGCACTTGGAAAGATTTGCTGTTCGTGCCAAGTACATGACGCTAGACCCTGCTAGAAACAAGTATGTTAAATATATACGGAATATAAGGACAATACAGGAATATCTCTGCTATCGAGCAGATAAGCATCTGGTgccaaaaataaacaatacgAATGTTGATAAGAGTGTAGCAGTAATTCATGCAACGGTTTTCAGCTGCCTGAGAAGGCGTGAGGCTGGAGAGCATCTTTATGATCCAATCACAAACACCGTTTCTGTTGTTGATGAGGAGTATAGGAATCAGTGTGCTGCCAATTCGTTGAGCTCCAAGGGAATGTTTCAGTTGATCCAGAGGCAAGGTTCCTCACGACAGTTGATGGCACTTTTGAATGATGATGGTTCTGTTGCAAAAGCATGGCCAGTTGACATTATAGATTATAATGGCAAGCCTATTGTGGCCCATCCTACAGGGCATGGACTCGGGACACCTATGTATGGACCATTGCAGATAGGTAAAGCAGAACCTGTTAACTTGCAGTTTGGTCACTTTGGGATTAGTGCTTGGCCCGGCGATGCTGGGGGAACAAGTCATGCGAGCAGTATCGATGATTCGAAGTGTTCAACTGAAAGTGGTAGCAGATCGTGCTCCAGCTCTCCAAGAATCTCTGGTGATGGGCCTTCGAAAGAG CTAAAGGAAGAACATTCTGTGCATGGTAGTGATGAAGAGGAGGTTGATGATTCTGTGGAGTCAGACAGTGATGAGTATTTTACTGATGCGTCGAAGCACCTAGATGAAGAG TTGGAAGGCTCTGTGGATGAGGAATTGACAAAATCAGATGATGAGTATGACGATCTTGCTGTGGAGGATATCCAAGACAGTGATTATAAGTCTGGCGATGATGAAGAGTTGAACATTGAAATGGAGTACAAGGAAGCGTTATCTGTTCCAAGAGAGCAACTGGATAGAGAAGGCCTCCATGGAGggaattaccaaaaaaatctTGACCTCTTCCAGAGAATGAAAAATGACCCTCTATCTGGGTCAGGGTCGGGGTCAGTGTCACTGATGCGTTCTATCACCACTCCCCCTAGAGAGAAAAACGATAAAAGATCTCGGTATTACAGATCAAGAAAACGTTCACAGAGCATACCAGCCTTCAGGGACCACGCAGCACTCATAAATGCTGCAATCATCCAAGAAGCACCATTGGGGTAG